In the genome of Thermodesulfobacteriota bacterium, the window AAGAAGCTGGAACCGGAGCCGTGGTCAATGTCGCTTCGCTGGCTGGTCGATATCCCCTGCCGGATGAGGCGACCTACAGCGCGACAAAATTCGGGTTAAGGGCCTTTACCTATGCCCTGGCGGAAGAGAACAGGGGGACGGGGGTGACGATTTCCGTTGTCTCTCCCGGCCCGGTGGATACAGGATTTATCATGGAAGATATTGATGAAGTTCCGGACCTTGTTTTTTCACAGCCCATGAGTTCCCCTGAACAGGTCGCCGCTGCTATTCTGGATTGCGCCTATGACGGGAAGGTGGAAAGAGCATTGCCCAGGTTAAGCGGTTATTTGGCCACGGCAGGTTATCTCTTTCCCGGCCTTCAGCGAAAGTTAAGGCCCCTATTAAAAAGGAAAGGGCATAACAACAAGTTGAGATATAAGAACAGGATTTAGAATGGTTTACGTTATTT includes:
- a CDS encoding SDR family NAD(P)-dependent oxidoreductase, with the protein product MTQRFKDKTAIITGASSGIGASAARQFIIEGANVALIARNKDNLDKIVAQTGSKKAMAISADVTDLDKMSAVIQQVKKHFGAIHILVNNAGFNSRGPIDTRPLDEVLHIVDLNLRSPIALTRLVLPLIKEAGTGAVVNVASLAGRYPLPDEATYSATKFGLRAFTYALAEENRGTGVTISVVSPGPVDTGFIMEDIDEVPDLVFSQPMSSPEQVAAAILDCAYDGKVERALPRLSGYLATAGYLFPGLQRKLRPLLKRKGHNNKLRYKNRI